In the Paenibacillus sp. FSL H7-0357 genome, one interval contains:
- a CDS encoding ABC transporter substrate-binding protein has translation MRKIKGYSVLLLCFVFLLTACSGGNNAANNTKVNATTEPAATEAAVEATAEATAAPVDMGGRVIKVAAWWDLKPAGNSASEKERLAKIAEVEKKYNCKFEFVNVPFQEFMPKFTATALTGEPFADIVIMEYNSAWPAILKGQLLKVSEYTTAASNINNEANLLVKAPQIANEDYAFAEPGVGGAGIHYNRDLFKKLGLPDLQELYASGQWNWDKFIEVAKQATKDTNNDGKIDTYGFSGWAIDILRNFSAANGGKLVDEATSTQGLTDPKVIETAEFINRLYNVENVVKVKGSDKVGYDEFNTFKDGDVAMFPAPIWNLGDLTFDFGVVPFPNGPSGSPELTYADNGKNAFFIPKGVKDPQAVYQAFEDTYDITQTGDFPSQEWLESIYTHEEDVAMMHEHINNTGQILLETAYPEFPTTNFMKDIIVNNQSVTATAEKYKPEAEASIAKLGK, from the coding sequence ATGAGAAAGATAAAGGGGTATTCAGTTTTATTATTATGTTTTGTTTTTTTACTTACAGCCTGCAGTGGCGGAAACAATGCTGCCAACAATACAAAAGTAAATGCGACTACTGAGCCTGCAGCTACAGAAGCGGCGGTAGAAGCAACAGCAGAAGCAACGGCAGCACCGGTTGACATGGGCGGACGTGTAATTAAGGTAGCGGCTTGGTGGGATCTGAAGCCTGCGGGCAATTCAGCCTCTGAGAAGGAACGGCTTGCTAAAATTGCTGAAGTAGAGAAAAAGTATAACTGCAAGTTCGAATTTGTAAACGTTCCCTTCCAAGAGTTCATGCCTAAATTCACGGCTACCGCGCTTACGGGTGAACCCTTTGCCGATATCGTCATTATGGAGTACAACTCGGCATGGCCTGCAATCCTCAAGGGACAGCTGCTGAAAGTTAGCGAATATACTACAGCCGCTTCCAATATCAACAATGAAGCTAATCTATTGGTTAAGGCACCTCAAATCGCAAACGAGGACTATGCCTTCGCTGAACCCGGCGTCGGTGGTGCGGGCATCCATTACAACCGCGATTTGTTCAAAAAACTGGGGCTTCCCGATTTGCAGGAGCTTTATGCCAGTGGACAATGGAATTGGGATAAATTCATCGAAGTCGCCAAACAAGCCACTAAGGATACGAATAATGACGGTAAAATCGACACTTATGGATTCTCGGGCTGGGCTATCGATATCCTGCGTAACTTCTCCGCAGCTAATGGTGGAAAGCTAGTGGACGAAGCCACAAGTACACAAGGTCTGACTGATCCCAAAGTCATTGAAACCGCTGAATTTATAAACCGTTTGTACAACGTTGAAAACGTTGTCAAAGTCAAAGGGTCAGACAAAGTTGGCTATGACGAATTCAATACCTTCAAAGATGGCGATGTAGCGATGTTCCCGGCTCCGATTTGGAATTTGGGAGATTTGACTTTCGATTTCGGTGTTGTTCCGTTCCCGAATGGACCCTCAGGATCTCCTGAACTTACCTATGCTGATAACGGCAAGAATGCATTTTTCATTCCTAAAGGTGTAAAAGATCCACAGGCTGTCTACCAGGCTTTCGAAGATACCTATGATATTACTCAAACCGGAGATTTTCCGAGCCAAGAGTGGCTGGAAAGCATCTACACTCATGAAGAAGATGTAGCTATGATGCATGAGCATATCAACAACACAGGCCAGATTCTTTTGGAAACCGCTTACCCGGAATTCCCGACCACCAATTTCATGAAGGACATTATTGTAAACAATCAATCGGTTACAGCAACAGCCGAGAAATATAAGCCAGAGGCGGAGGCTTCCATTGCCAAGCTAGGCAAGTAA
- a CDS encoding extracellular solute-binding protein has translation MRQSKMAKNITLAAMALLITLPAGLNVQVDASAQATSAVEQVPNETTATVETAAFNEHKYVSYLTEHEGASRPDQEIVLEAANYSHVEGSGFEKLPDYEGMAGQSLLTGESGRVEWNVQVAEEGFYNLSMLYYPVEGKSSAIERALYIDGKLPFREAAFLQFDRIWVDQLDQLVQDNQGNDLRPRQIEKPGWSEKAFQDSNGYENEPFLFYFSKGSHTLTLESSREPVVLKQLKLFKQAEPLPYKEVKKQLDADGVQASSGQLLRIEGEDAAAKSSPTLYPLSERSSAAVHPYSSSKIKINTIGGLNWRIPGQWIEWEIDVPETGLYKMAFKTQQNYVRGIYSTRRLTIDGIVPFEEMAKVPFRYKSSYRLDIMGGDEPYLYKLEKGKHVVRLEVSLGEFAPLIREVEDSLYNLNSMYRKILMITGTKPDEYRDYQLDKKVPDMLEVFGAERDRLTGIAKQLVQLSGQSSDQEALLKTMAQQLGELIDDPDTIPRRLAAYKTNTGGLGTWVQTAREQPLEVDALYLASPDKKFPKKGMGFGSKFKHETATFFASFFTDYNQIGNVSEEDDQKSVTVWIGSGRDQANTMKAMIDETFTSATGINVNLKLVNMTTLLPATLAGQGPDVAMQIGNDLPVNFAMRNAAADLTQFTDFDEVSSRFRESAVVPYRYDSGVYALPETQTFNMLFYRKDILEELHLQVPQTWDEVSTLLAVLSKNHMQFGLPVVVQSAVQGQNIPPNSMYAALLFQNGGQFYRDGGQESDLDSRTGMETFKQWTEFYTDYKLEREYDFANRFRTGEMPFGIADYTLYNQLSVFAPEIRGMWGFVPIPGTVQTDGTLDRTVSSGGSAVVMMDKAKDKEASWEFMKWWTSEETQTVFGREMEGLMGAAARYPTANIKALDSLPWPVADYDNLKAQFEWAEGVPEVPGGYFTGRHLFNAFYKTVVGGVEARESIMDYVQYIQDEITTKRKEFGL, from the coding sequence ATGCGTCAATCCAAAATGGCCAAGAATATAACGCTTGCTGCAATGGCATTATTGATCACGCTTCCGGCAGGCTTAAATGTACAGGTAGATGCAAGTGCGCAAGCAACGTCCGCAGTGGAGCAAGTACCCAATGAAACAACGGCTACAGTGGAGACAGCGGCTTTTAATGAGCATAAATACGTATCCTATTTAACCGAACATGAGGGGGCTTCCAGACCTGATCAAGAAATTGTACTGGAGGCAGCTAATTATAGTCATGTTGAGGGCAGCGGCTTCGAGAAGCTGCCGGATTACGAAGGCATGGCAGGCCAATCTCTATTAACGGGGGAATCCGGCAGGGTCGAATGGAATGTTCAAGTCGCGGAAGAGGGCTTCTATAATTTATCCATGCTGTATTATCCCGTTGAAGGGAAAAGCTCAGCGATTGAGCGCGCCTTATATATTGACGGCAAGCTCCCTTTTCGGGAAGCAGCTTTCTTGCAGTTTGACCGTATTTGGGTTGACCAATTGGATCAGCTGGTTCAGGACAATCAGGGCAATGATCTGAGGCCTAGACAGATTGAGAAACCGGGCTGGAGCGAGAAAGCGTTCCAAGACTCTAACGGTTATGAGAATGAGCCCTTTTTATTTTATTTCTCTAAAGGCTCACACACGTTAACTTTGGAATCTTCCAGAGAACCAGTCGTTCTTAAGCAGTTGAAGCTGTTTAAGCAAGCGGAGCCGCTGCCTTATAAGGAAGTAAAGAAGCAATTGGATGCCGATGGTGTTCAGGCCTCCAGCGGTCAGCTCCTGAGGATCGAGGGAGAGGATGCGGCTGCCAAATCATCGCCAACCTTGTACCCGCTTAGCGAGCGTTCCAGTGCCGCGGTTCATCCTTACAGTTCTTCCAAGATCAAGATCAATACCATAGGCGGGCTGAATTGGCGAATACCCGGCCAGTGGATTGAATGGGAAATTGATGTCCCTGAGACCGGATTATATAAAATGGCCTTTAAGACACAGCAGAATTATGTCAGGGGGATTTATTCCACCCGGAGGCTGACCATAGACGGAATAGTGCCGTTTGAGGAAATGGCAAAGGTTCCGTTTCGATATAAAAGCTCCTACCGGTTGGACATTATGGGTGGGGACGAACCCTATTTATACAAGCTGGAAAAGGGCAAACATGTTGTGAGGCTTGAGGTAAGCCTTGGCGAGTTCGCCCCTTTAATTCGCGAGGTAGAGGACAGCCTGTACAATCTCAATTCCATGTACCGCAAGATCCTGATGATTACGGGAACCAAGCCGGATGAATACCGTGATTACCAGCTGGATAAAAAAGTGCCTGACATGCTTGAGGTGTTTGGTGCCGAACGGGACCGATTAACGGGGATTGCCAAGCAATTGGTCCAGTTGTCAGGACAATCGAGTGATCAGGAAGCGCTGCTCAAAACAATGGCACAGCAGTTGGGCGAATTAATTGATGATCCGGACACCATTCCAAGAAGACTGGCCGCATATAAGACGAATACCGGAGGACTTGGAACATGGGTACAGACAGCAAGAGAGCAGCCGCTTGAAGTAGATGCACTTTACTTAGCTTCTCCCGATAAGAAGTTTCCCAAGAAAGGGATGGGTTTTGGCTCGAAGTTTAAGCATGAGACCGCTACCTTCTTCGCTTCCTTCTTTACCGATTACAACCAAATCGGAAATGTGTCGGAAGAGGATGACCAGAAATCAGTAACCGTCTGGATCGGAAGCGGACGGGATCAGGCGAATACGATGAAGGCCATGATTGATGAGACATTCACATCCGCCACGGGCATTAATGTCAACCTGAAGCTCGTCAACATGACGACATTGCTTCCGGCTACCTTAGCCGGGCAAGGACCCGATGTAGCGATGCAGATCGGCAATGATCTGCCTGTCAACTTTGCGATGCGCAATGCGGCGGCGGATCTGACACAGTTTACAGACTTTGATGAAGTGAGCAGCCGTTTCCGGGAAAGCGCAGTTGTACCTTACAGATATGATAGCGGAGTGTATGCCTTACCTGAGACCCAGACCTTTAATATGCTCTTCTACCGGAAGGACATTTTGGAGGAGCTTCATCTGCAAGTGCCTCAGACTTGGGATGAGGTATCCACTTTACTTGCTGTGCTCAGTAAGAACCATATGCAGTTTGGACTGCCGGTTGTGGTTCAATCCGCAGTCCAAGGGCAGAACATCCCGCCTAACTCGATGTACGCCGCTCTCTTATTTCAGAATGGCGGACAATTTTACCGGGATGGCGGACAGGAGTCAGATCTCGATTCGCGGACCGGGATGGAAACGTTCAAGCAATGGACGGAGTTTTACACCGATTACAAGCTTGAGCGTGAATATGACTTTGCCAATCGCTTCCGCACAGGAGAAATGCCTTTCGGCATAGCCGATTACACACTATATAACCAGCTTTCTGTATTTGCTCCGGAGATTCGGGGGATGTGGGGCTTCGTGCCGATCCCGGGAACCGTGCAAACAGATGGCACCTTGGACCGGACGGTATCCAGCGGGGGAAGTGCTGTCGTGATGATGGATAAGGCCAAAGACAAAGAGGCCTCTTGGGAATTCATGAAATGGTGGACGAGTGAAGAGACGCAAACGGTGTTCGGACGTGAGATGGAAGGGTTAATGGGGGCGGCAGCCCGTTATCCGACCGCTAACATCAAAGCGTTGGACAGCTTGCCTTGGCCCGTTGCCGATTATGATAATTTGAAAGCCCAGTTCGAGTGGGCCGAAGGTGTTCCTGAAGTTCCGGGCGGGTATTTCACGGGCAGACATTTATTCAACGCTTTCTACAAAACGGTAGTCGGCGGCGTGGAAGCACGGGAATCCATTATGGACTATGTCCAATATATTCAGGACGAGATCACCACCAAACGGAAAGAGTTTGGTCTATAG
- a CDS encoding carbohydrate ABC transporter permease, whose product MRANKHSYILMAPYMILFAVFTVLPVLVSIVLSFTYFNMLEFPKFIGWQNYTRLFLEDDVFLIALKNTLLFAVITGPISYIACFVFAWIINELSPKLRAVMTLVFYAPSISGNVYFIWLMIFSGDRYGIMNGLLLKFGFILEPIQWLKTEGYIMPIIILVQLWLSLGTGFLTFIAGLQTVDGTLYEAGAVDGIKNRWQELWYITLPSMRPQLMFGAVIQITTAFAVADVSIALAGFPSVNYAAETIVTHLIDFGTTRFEMGYASAIATVLFLIMVGSNLIVQKLLRKVGE is encoded by the coding sequence ATGAGAGCCAATAAGCATTCGTATATTTTGATGGCGCCGTATATGATATTGTTCGCCGTATTTACGGTCTTGCCTGTCTTGGTCTCGATCGTGCTTAGCTTCACATACTTCAATATGTTGGAGTTTCCGAAGTTTATAGGCTGGCAGAACTATACCCGCTTATTTCTGGAAGATGATGTCTTTCTGATTGCCCTCAAAAACACACTGTTATTCGCAGTGATCACAGGGCCGATTAGTTATATCGCCTGTTTTGTTTTTGCCTGGATCATTAATGAGCTGTCTCCAAAGCTTAGAGCTGTAATGACGCTCGTCTTTTATGCGCCTTCCATTTCGGGAAATGTCTATTTCATTTGGCTCATGATCTTCTCCGGAGACCGGTATGGAATCATGAACGGATTATTACTGAAGTTTGGCTTTATCCTGGAGCCGATCCAATGGCTCAAAACGGAAGGCTACATTATGCCTATCATCATCCTTGTTCAATTATGGCTCAGTCTCGGAACAGGGTTCCTCACGTTCATTGCAGGCCTGCAGACTGTTGATGGAACGTTATATGAAGCGGGAGCTGTGGACGGGATCAAAAATCGCTGGCAGGAGCTGTGGTACATCACCTTGCCTTCCATGCGCCCGCAATTGATGTTCGGTGCCGTTATCCAGATAACGACCGCGTTTGCCGTAGCTGATGTTTCGATTGCGCTGGCAGGGTTCCCGAGCGTGAACTATGCAGCGGAAACCATCGTCACACATTTGATTGATTTTGGCACAACCCGATTCGAAATGGGCTACGCTTCAGCTATTGCTACCGTGTTGTTCCTGATCATGGTTGGATCGAACCTAATTGTTCAAAAACTGCTTAGAAAGGTGGGTGAATAG
- a CDS encoding carbohydrate ABC transporter permease, translated as MPKKRVNRSAWGTLSLFALLTVFGAFMILPLVYAINNAFKPLDEIFIFPPTLFVRHPTMNNFIDLFNLLGNSWVPFSRYIFNTVFITGTGIVGHVLLASAAAYPLAKHHFPGKKILFSIVVLSLMFTPAVTAMPNYMIMSWLGLIDTYWAVIIPAFAYSLGLYLMKQFMEQIPDVLLEAAKIDGASEYRIFWSIVMPNVKPAWLTLIILLFQILWGSDGNGFIYSEQLKSLHFAAGQVVAGGIARSGAAAAVALILMSVPITLFVFSQSRIIETMATSGMKD; from the coding sequence ATGCCGAAAAAGCGGGTGAACCGTTCAGCATGGGGCACTTTATCTTTATTCGCCCTGCTCACCGTATTTGGAGCATTTATGATTCTACCGCTTGTCTACGCTATTAATAATGCGTTCAAGCCGCTGGATGAAATCTTTATCTTCCCGCCGACGTTATTTGTCCGCCATCCAACGATGAACAACTTTATAGATCTGTTTAATCTGCTCGGAAATTCCTGGGTTCCGTTCTCGCGGTATATTTTCAATACGGTATTTATTACCGGCACGGGTATTGTCGGTCACGTATTGCTGGCCTCGGCAGCGGCGTACCCTCTCGCTAAACATCATTTTCCCGGCAAAAAGATATTGTTCAGCATCGTTGTCTTGTCGCTTATGTTTACGCCGGCAGTAACCGCGATGCCAAACTATATGATCATGTCCTGGCTCGGGTTGATTGATACTTACTGGGCAGTCATTATTCCGGCGTTTGCTTATTCACTGGGTTTATATTTAATGAAGCAATTTATGGAACAGATTCCGGATGTGCTGCTGGAAGCCGCTAAGATAGACGGGGCAAGCGAATACCGCATTTTTTGGTCCATCGTTATGCCTAACGTAAAGCCGGCTTGGCTGACGCTCATCATTCTATTATTCCAAATTCTATGGGGCAGTGACGGGAACGGGTTCATTTACAGTGAACAGCTGAAGTCGCTTCATTTTGCGGCGGGCCAAGTGGTGGCCGGGGGAATTGCCCGTTCCGGTGCAGCGGCGGCGGTAGCTCTCATTTTAATGAGCGTACCCATTACGCTGTTTGTTTTTTCGCAGAGCCGGATTATAGAGACGATGGCTACTTCGGGAATGAAGGACTAA
- a CDS encoding NHL repeat-containing protein, which translates to MIAKKWLPAVMAASLLLCYAAPAPASAESTPYESYNYNYWEEAVPAPAAYVPDRTLSGKDLGVGDFLDPGDMVVAASGLIYIADSGNGRIICLDSDWKVNKVISGFDNKGKAEKFKNPSGLYVNQEGNLFIADTDNGRIVVLSPEGDLLRMIEQPKSDILPADFKFIPVKVTVDQAERVYVIAKGIFEGIMQFDKNGDFIGYVGTNKVKRDYTEYLWRLLSTKAQKAQMALFVPTEFSNIDVDSKGFLYATNIDPGSKEPIKRLNPSGEDVLKRFGYFDVKGDIRFRISIGPSKFTDIKVLANGMYSALDANQGKVFTYNDEGDLLYVYGGKGNQVGTFKIPAAIEFSGGNQLVLDRGKGNIVIFKPTRFGTSVNQAVGYHYNGEDTRAVPVWKEVLKLNSNYDIAYIGIGKSLLMDKSNKEALKYFKLGMDRDGYSVAFKRYRREVMQEHFGTFLTVIMILVSGWLAFRLLRFWRRKRLSGRSRQASQNLKEGKAHEAGFH; encoded by the coding sequence TTGATAGCAAAAAAATGGCTGCCCGCGGTTATGGCAGCATCCCTGCTGTTATGTTATGCAGCTCCTGCGCCGGCGTCTGCTGAATCTACGCCCTATGAGAGCTACAACTATAATTACTGGGAAGAAGCGGTACCTGCTCCTGCTGCTTATGTACCTGACCGTACCCTATCCGGAAAGGATCTCGGTGTGGGCGATTTTCTGGATCCCGGCGATATGGTCGTTGCGGCAAGCGGACTGATCTATATTGCTGATAGCGGGAACGGACGGATTATTTGTCTGGATAGCGACTGGAAGGTCAATAAGGTCATTAGCGGCTTCGATAACAAGGGTAAAGCGGAAAAATTCAAGAATCCAAGCGGATTATATGTTAATCAGGAAGGCAATCTGTTTATTGCCGATACGGATAACGGGCGTATTGTTGTTCTGTCCCCGGAAGGGGACTTGCTACGAATGATAGAGCAGCCGAAGTCCGATATTTTACCGGCTGACTTCAAGTTTATTCCTGTTAAAGTGACCGTAGACCAGGCGGAACGTGTCTATGTCATCGCTAAAGGGATATTCGAAGGGATTATGCAGTTTGATAAAAACGGCGACTTTATCGGTTATGTCGGTACGAACAAGGTGAAGCGTGACTATACCGAATATTTATGGCGGTTACTCTCCACCAAGGCGCAGAAAGCGCAGATGGCACTATTTGTGCCTACAGAGTTTTCCAATATTGATGTTGATTCTAAAGGGTTTCTGTATGCCACGAATATTGATCCGGGCTCGAAGGAACCGATAAAACGTCTGAATCCATCCGGTGAGGATGTGCTGAAGCGATTCGGATACTTTGATGTTAAAGGTGATATCAGGTTCCGCATCTCTATAGGACCTTCTAAGTTCACGGATATTAAAGTTCTTGCCAACGGGATGTACAGTGCTCTTGATGCTAACCAGGGCAAAGTGTTCACGTACAACGATGAAGGTGACCTTCTCTATGTGTACGGCGGTAAAGGCAACCAGGTCGGAACCTTCAAAATACCGGCAGCCATAGAATTCTCTGGCGGGAACCAGCTCGTACTTGACCGCGGCAAAGGAAACATAGTCATCTTCAAGCCAACCCGGTTTGGCACAAGCGTCAATCAAGCGGTAGGGTATCACTATAATGGCGAGGATACCCGGGCTGTCCCGGTGTGGAAGGAAGTTCTGAAGCTGAATTCCAACTATGATATCGCTTATATCGGCATTGGAAAATCATTGCTGATGGACAAAAGCAATAAAGAGGCGCTGAAATATTTCAAGCTCGGAATGGACCGCGACGGTTATTCTGTAGCCTTCAAACGGTACCGCAGGGAAGTCATGCAGGAGCACTTCGGAACATTTCTAACCGTGATAATGATCCTGGTGTCAGGATGGCTTGCTTTCAGGCTCTTACGCTTCTGGAGAAGAAAGCGGCTGTCAGGAAGATCCCGGCAGGCTTCGCAAAACCTTAAGGAGGGTAAAGCCCATGAGGCAGGATTTCATTAA
- a CDS encoding YIP1 family protein, with protein sequence MRQDFIKFPLHLIVHPFDSFWDMKYEGKGKIRVTLTILLLVVISMVLKNQFAGFLVNYNDPRHLNSIIQLLTIVFPFFLWCLSNWAITTLMDGEGKFKEIMMATGYALVPIVIIYTPMIIASRFMAEEETAFYYLMMSISSIWFVALLFVGIMTVHQYTVLKTVVTMLLTVVVMGIVIFLGTLVLSMLQQIIEFFVNIYRELTFRT encoded by the coding sequence ATGAGGCAGGATTTCATTAAATTCCCGCTGCACCTCATTGTGCATCCGTTTGATAGCTTTTGGGATATGAAGTATGAAGGAAAAGGTAAAATCCGGGTAACGTTGACGATTTTACTGCTTGTAGTTATTTCGATGGTTTTAAAAAATCAGTTCGCAGGATTCCTTGTCAATTATAATGATCCGCGTCATCTGAATAGTATCATACAATTATTAACGATTGTATTTCCCTTCTTTCTGTGGTGCTTATCAAACTGGGCGATCACAACTTTAATGGATGGGGAAGGGAAATTCAAAGAAATTATGATGGCCACAGGTTATGCGCTTGTTCCCATCGTGATCATTTATACGCCGATGATTATTGCAAGCCGGTTTATGGCGGAGGAAGAAACGGCTTTTTATTATTTGATGATGTCGATCTCCTCCATATGGTTTGTAGCGCTTTTATTCGTTGGTATTATGACCGTCCATCAATATACCGTGCTCAAAACAGTGGTAACGATGCTGCTCACGGTTGTTGTCATGGGAATTGTCATATTTCTGGGGACGCTCGTATTAAGTATGCTCCAGCAAATCATCGAGTTCTTCGTTAACATTTATCGGGAATTAACTTTCCGTACGTAA
- a CDS encoding DUF5696 domain-containing protein produces MKNRKMLVAVLACAAAILILAGSALFFTSRGVKAVEASSYMEVTAELEAGSELTALPDSSKGVPGMQLVADDTELSLYYNPETTEVAVKDKRQGHIWYSNPVNREEDALASGFEKELLSSQLTVLFRDAVGTLESYTNFAQSISSKQFTAESIKNGLRIVYTIGDTSIGIDALPKYISKTRMEEKVLSKLDKPTAKYVGLRYYPKEGDPEVLERIDAQVSKPLVLSKMTAAFTKSGYSAEDLAFDNQENGAGDGAGTTKPNFIVPLEYRLDGGSLVVSVPVNQVKESGDYQIRSLEVLNMFGAADQQTDGYMLVPDGSGSLIHLNNGKVKEEQYVQRVYGPDPNDNSYRRGQVSENARMPVFGLKAGDAAWFAVIEKGDAIASIAADISGKKNSYNFIHSSYTLRGEDELELYTGSTIQEIQLLNEEIYKGDIQVRYSFLNNDEASYSGMAELYRNKLVTEKSLQPLEEGQGIPFYLDMLGAVDKQKSFLGVPYRSEVAMTSFEQAAQIADQLKQDGIDRLLMRYTGWSSKGVNHATPNKLKTEDVLGSKSELLTLTEKLEQSGGTLFPDVAFQQIYHDDSGFTPSSDASRFVTREEAELYPYNRAYNGMDMTLGSYYLLSPAKLPYYVDEFMNRYKSFGMKGVSLRDLGNVLSSDFRVSRVIQRETAKQIVEEQLSKLDQNIDQTMIAGGNAYAWPYSDHLINVPSSSSGFLLTDEEIPFYEMVVHGFINYAGTPVNLSDEQDLKQQMLRSIELGAAPYFSWSYEPSSKLKFTHFDSKYATYYKDWYDQAVSMYKEVNKVLSPVQNAQIVNHIRHQEGVVEVQYSNGISIYVNHTDKDVTVHGFAIGAGQYGIEGEQS; encoded by the coding sequence GTGAAAAATCGTAAAATGCTGGTTGCGGTACTCGCCTGTGCCGCAGCTATTCTAATTCTTGCCGGTTCTGCCCTGTTCTTCACATCCCGCGGAGTAAAGGCTGTTGAAGCCTCCTCCTATATGGAAGTAACTGCTGAACTGGAAGCCGGAAGCGAGCTAACTGCACTGCCTGATTCGTCCAAGGGTGTACCGGGAATGCAACTGGTAGCCGACGATACGGAGCTGTCTTTATACTACAATCCTGAAACCACGGAAGTAGCGGTTAAGGATAAACGCCAAGGTCATATCTGGTACAGCAATCCTGTCAACCGCGAAGAGGATGCTCTGGCTTCGGGGTTCGAGAAAGAGCTGCTGTCATCGCAGTTAACAGTGTTGTTCCGTGATGCTGTAGGCACACTAGAATCCTATACGAACTTTGCCCAGAGCATCAGCAGCAAACAGTTTACTGCCGAAAGCATTAAGAACGGACTTCGTATTGTGTATACGATTGGAGATACGTCGATCGGAATCGACGCACTGCCTAAGTATATAAGCAAGACGAGAATGGAAGAAAAGGTTCTGTCCAAGCTCGATAAACCCACGGCAAAATACGTGGGGCTTCGCTACTACCCGAAAGAGGGCGACCCGGAGGTGCTGGAGCGCATAGATGCACAAGTCTCCAAACCGCTGGTGCTGAGCAAAATGACAGCGGCCTTTACCAAGTCCGGTTATTCTGCAGAAGACCTGGCGTTCGATAATCAGGAGAATGGAGCGGGGGACGGGGCCGGAACGACCAAGCCGAATTTTATTGTTCCGCTGGAATACCGGTTAGACGGGGGATCTCTGGTTGTATCCGTCCCTGTAAACCAAGTTAAGGAAAGCGGGGACTATCAGATTCGCAGCCTTGAGGTGCTCAATATGTTCGGTGCTGCCGATCAGCAGACCGATGGCTATATGCTCGTTCCTGACGGTTCCGGCAGCCTGATCCATTTGAATAATGGAAAAGTGAAGGAAGAGCAGTATGTACAGCGTGTGTATGGCCCCGACCCGAATGATAACAGCTATAGACGCGGGCAAGTCAGTGAGAATGCCAGAATGCCGGTGTTTGGATTAAAGGCTGGTGATGCTGCCTGGTTCGCCGTGATCGAAAAAGGAGATGCCATAGCCAGCATAGCCGCCGATATCAGCGGCAAGAAGAACTCGTACAATTTCATTCACAGCAGCTACACCTTACGGGGTGAGGATGAGCTTGAACTGTACACCGGATCTACCATTCAGGAAATACAGCTCCTGAATGAGGAAATTTACAAAGGCGATATTCAAGTTCGCTACAGCTTCCTGAACAATGACGAGGCCAGCTATTCAGGAATGGCTGAGCTCTACCGGAATAAGCTGGTGACGGAGAAATCACTGCAGCCTTTAGAGGAGGGACAGGGCATTCCTTTTTATCTGGATATGCTGGGGGCTGTCGACAAACAAAAGTCATTTCTTGGCGTACCTTACCGGTCCGAGGTGGCAATGACCTCCTTTGAGCAGGCTGCGCAGATTGCCGATCAATTGAAGCAGGACGGCATTGACCGGCTGCTTATGCGCTATACAGGCTGGTCTTCCAAAGGTGTAAACCATGCTACACCCAATAAGCTGAAGACTGAAGATGTGCTGGGAAGCAAGTCGGAGCTCCTTACATTAACGGAAAAGTTGGAGCAATCAGGCGGGACGTTATTCCCTGATGTGGCCTTCCAGCAGATTTACCATGATGATAGCGGCTTTACACCTTCCTCCGACGCATCCAGATTCGTGACAAGGGAAGAGGCAGAGCTCTATCCATACAATCGGGCATACAACGGGATGGATATGACGCTCGGGAGCTACTATTTATTGTCCCCTGCCAAGCTGCCTTATTACGTTGACGAGTTTATGAACAGGTATAAATCCTTCGGGATGAAAGGCGTATCTCTGCGGGATCTCGGCAATGTACTCAGCTCGGATTTCCGGGTTAGCCGTGTTATACAGCGGGAAACGGCCAAACAAATCGTGGAAGAGCAGCTCAGTAAACTCGACCAGAATATCGATCAAACCATGATCGCAGGGGGGAATGCCTACGCATGGCCTTACTCAGATCATCTGATCAATGTACCGTCATCCTCCAGCGGATTCTTGCTGACCGATGAAGAGATCCCTTTCTATGAAATGGTTGTTCATGGCTTTATCAACTATGCAGGGACTCCGGTTAATCTGAGTGATGAGCAGGATCTCAAGCAGCAGATGCTCCGCTCAATTGAGCTGGGTGCAGCACCCTATTTCTCGTGGTCCTATGAACCCTCCTCCAAGCTGAAGTTCACTCATTTTGACAGCAAGTATGCAACCTATTACAAAGATTGGTACGATCAGGCGGTTTCGATGTACAAGGAAGTCAATAAAGTACTCTCCCCCGTACAGAATGCGCAAATCGTGAACCATATACGCCATCAGGAGGGTGTTGTGGAGGTGCAGTACAGTAATGGTATTTCGATTTATGTGAATCACACAGATAAGGATGTCACCGTCCATGGGTTCGCAATCGGAGCCGGACAATATGGGATAGAAGGTGAGCAGTCATGA